One Persicobacter psychrovividus DNA window includes the following coding sequences:
- a CDS encoding efflux RND transporter periplasmic adaptor subunit, translated as MKKRILSISLAAAIILMAVGIAKTLPSRAEKSKVITSQSISTAVEAEYPQLGDIQQTTHATGKLRATHRYEIFAQADGQLLSSANKFKQGATYRKGQVVLAIDQQEYKMSLLAQKSEFITLATGVLPDLKTDYPEAYPLWHQYLSDLNIHHKLPQLPATDSEQLRFFLTGKGIYSNYYNIKSSEEKLDKYTIYAPFDGVVTDSKIEAGTAVRSGTELGTMISSKSFDLEVTVPLKEMAQIKIGTKAKLSSTEIDGEWSGQVIRISGDIDQASQSVKVFIRTSGASLREGMFLNAEIKGAPFKHAMSIDRKMIDNNQKIWAIKDGKLHRQQVTVLATEGPIAIIQGVDEGTALLKTVIKSAYEGMPVHIAKKS; from the coding sequence ATGAAAAAACGCATCCTATCGATCTCTCTCGCCGCAGCCATTATCCTGATGGCCGTTGGAATCGCCAAAACCCTCCCTTCCAGAGCCGAAAAAAGTAAAGTAATTACCTCCCAAAGCATCTCCACAGCTGTGGAGGCCGAATATCCTCAGCTCGGCGACATTCAGCAAACCACCCATGCCACTGGCAAACTAAGGGCCACCCACCGTTATGAGATTTTTGCACAGGCCGATGGGCAGCTGTTGTCTTCAGCCAATAAATTTAAGCAAGGGGCGACCTATCGAAAAGGGCAAGTGGTTTTAGCCATTGATCAGCAGGAATACAAGATGAGTTTGCTGGCGCAGAAGTCGGAATTCATTACCCTTGCCACAGGAGTGCTTCCAGACCTGAAGACCGACTACCCTGAGGCTTACCCATTATGGCATCAGTATCTTTCTGATTTAAATATCCACCATAAACTTCCGCAACTGCCCGCGACAGATTCCGAGCAATTGCGCTTCTTCCTGACAGGAAAAGGCATTTATTCGAACTATTACAACATCAAATCTTCTGAAGAAAAGCTCGATAAATATACCATCTACGCACCCTTCGACGGCGTGGTAACGGACTCCAAAATTGAAGCAGGAACCGCCGTACGGTCAGGTACTGAACTGGGGACAATGATCTCCTCCAAAAGCTTTGACCTTGAGGTTACTGTTCCCCTTAAAGAAATGGCGCAAATAAAGATTGGAACGAAAGCAAAACTGTCCTCTACGGAAATCGACGGCGAATGGTCGGGGCAGGTGATCCGCATCAGTGGCGACATCGATCAGGCCTCCCAGTCGGTGAAGGTATTTATCCGCACCAGTGGGGCTTCTTTGCGCGAAGGAATGTTCCTGAATGCTGAAATTAAAGGCGCTCCTTTCAAACACGCCATGAGTATCGACCGAAAAATGATCGACAACAACCAAAAAATCTGGGCGATCAAAGATGGAAAACTCCACCGCCAGCAGGTTACAGTTCTGGCTACTGAAGGCCCGATCGCCATTATCCAGGGGGTGGATGAAGGCACTGCCCTACTCAAGACGGTCATCAAGAGTGCTTATGAGGGGATGCCTGTTCATATCGCCAAAAAATCTTAA
- a CDS encoding DUF6048 family protein, whose protein sequence is MSISEYFKISLLLVLMSMGTKAFAQEQDSVRVVDTSMYERDSVRMTPKILIDIPIVDRTDEFKTLSRKERRELERARRDSLPITVLPPISNLELMVNYSDPILGLLNNGTRLEGGGAITFFEYFVATAEFGMQDFMLDGEAYKNVTNYHTNGQYYRFGADFKIPVKEKSSIRIGGRYGMSNFSDAGTATITGDLFDDYTKQFARNNLTATWYEVNISSETNLWKGMFMGFSFRYRKMLDFDNNYDIPVRYVSGFGFANESSLAFNLFLGYRIPVLPIRYRDRHTRKIIEDF, encoded by the coding sequence ATGTCTATTTCAGAGTATTTTAAGATAAGCCTTTTATTGGTCCTGATGAGTATGGGCACGAAGGCATTTGCTCAGGAGCAGGACAGCGTTCGGGTGGTGGATACTTCAATGTATGAGCGGGATTCGGTACGGATGACGCCCAAGATTTTGATCGATATTCCCATTGTGGACCGTACCGATGAGTTCAAAACCCTGAGCCGCAAGGAACGCCGTGAGTTGGAACGTGCCCGCCGTGACAGTTTGCCGATTACCGTATTGCCACCGATTTCAAATCTTGAACTGATGGTAAACTACTCGGACCCTATATTGGGGCTGCTGAACAATGGAACAAGGCTTGAGGGCGGTGGTGCCATTACATTCTTTGAATATTTTGTGGCAACGGCAGAATTTGGAATGCAGGATTTTATGCTTGATGGTGAGGCTTATAAGAACGTAACAAACTATCATACCAATGGGCAATACTATCGTTTTGGTGCCGATTTCAAGATTCCTGTAAAAGAAAAAAGTTCTATCAGAATTGGTGGGCGCTATGGCATGAGTAATTTTTCCGATGCCGGAACTGCAACCATTACAGGCGACCTGTTTGATGATTACACTAAGCAGTTTGCTCGCAATAACTTGACCGCGACCTGGTATGAGGTGAATATTTCTTCGGAAACCAACCTGTGGAAAGGGATGTTTATGGGCTTCAGTTTCAGGTACCGAAAAATGCTCGACTTTGACAATAACTATGATATTCCTGTGCGGTATGTTTCGGGTTTTGGCTTTGCCAATGAAAGCTCGCTGGCCTTCAACCTGTTTTTAGGCTATCGTATTCCTGTACTCCCAATTCGTTACCGAGACCGCCATACGAGGAAGATTATTGAGGATTTTTAA
- a CDS encoding MGMT family protein, whose translation MEKDFFERVYEVVKLIPEGRVSSYGAIAQYLGAKRSARVVGWAMNNAHDKPDIPAHRVVNRQGLLTGKHHFGEPNIMQERLEAEGVKVAESQIVDFKAHFWDPVVELEL comes from the coding sequence ATGGAAAAAGATTTCTTTGAACGCGTTTACGAGGTAGTAAAATTGATTCCAGAGGGAAGGGTAAGCAGCTATGGCGCCATCGCTCAATATTTGGGGGCGAAGCGGTCGGCAAGGGTCGTTGGTTGGGCGATGAATAATGCTCACGACAAGCCTGATATTCCTGCGCATCGGGTGGTGAATCGACAGGGGTTATTGACCGGAAAACACCATTTTGGTGAGCCCAATATCATGCAGGAACGCTTGGAGGCTGAAGGGGTGAAAGTAGCCGAGTCGCAGATTGTGGATTTTAAAGCCCACTTTTGGGACCCTGTGGTGGAGCTTGAGTTGTGA
- a CDS encoding TonB-dependent receptor → MKSLLFSILLFFVSFISQAQNGIIRGEVFNQLTNEPIPFANVVIQGTTTGVVTDINGKFEFTALTPGLFNLEVSYVGYKPKVIFEVEVTNSRPAIVKFPLTEDATQLEGVEVTAKGFERKMESPLSLRTIGTNEIKRNPGGNRDISKVVQSLPGVASSASFRNDILIRGGAPNENRFYLDGIEIPNINHFATQGASGGPVGIINVDFIREVEFYSGAFPANRGNALSSVFEFEQKDGRDDQLTFNGIVGASDLGVTLEGPLAENTTFILSARRSYLQFLFSVLGLPFLPTYNDYQAKVKHKFNNKNQLTFVSLGSLDDFSLNDKVLEDTTDENYRANKYTYDQIPIQNQWTYAIGSKFEHFHDNGVFTAVLSRNMLKNTSYKHLNNDESQPKTLDYLSTEAENKLRLEDYRKVNGWAINYGVGSEFARYTNRSSFLAYSAVADKTIPINYSSELDLVKWNVFGQVTKGFFDERLSLSLGFRADANNYTDGMSNLLEQLSPRFSASYALTQKVSVNFNTGIYYQLPSYTTLGYREEGNLVNQNDGLKYIKAEHLVGGLEYRIDDKNLRFTAEGFYKKYSNSPFSIRQQVALANLGADFGVIGDEPVTSTAKGRAYGFEFLAQQKFHNGFYGLLAYTWVRSEYTDANNQFVPSSWDNQNIVSLTAGKQLKRNWEIGARWLFSGGSPFTPYNVEASMKRDYWLENRVGIKDYENQLNTQRAGNFHQLDVRIDKKYFFDNWSLNFYLDIQNAYAFSQESQAALTALEDGNGELVRDPNDFGNDIPNPNNPNSTIPDPNNPGSFVPDFIPQTNGTLVPSIGVIIEF, encoded by the coding sequence ATGAAATCCCTACTGTTTTCTATCCTGCTATTTTTTGTCAGCTTTATCAGCCAAGCGCAAAACGGTATTATCCGAGGAGAAGTATTCAATCAGCTCACCAACGAGCCTATTCCCTTTGCGAACGTGGTTATTCAGGGCACCACTACTGGTGTTGTAACTGACATCAACGGGAAATTTGAATTCACTGCCCTGACGCCTGGTTTGTTTAACCTTGAGGTGAGCTATGTTGGCTACAAGCCGAAAGTCATTTTTGAGGTCGAAGTTACCAACTCGCGGCCAGCCATTGTAAAATTCCCCCTGACAGAAGACGCTACACAGCTTGAAGGCGTGGAGGTTACCGCTAAGGGCTTTGAGCGAAAAATGGAGTCCCCGCTATCGCTGAGAACCATTGGCACCAATGAAATTAAAAGAAACCCTGGAGGTAACCGCGACATCAGTAAAGTGGTGCAGTCCTTGCCTGGGGTAGCATCTTCCGCCTCTTTCAGGAACGACATTCTGATTCGTGGAGGGGCACCGAATGAAAACCGCTTTTACCTGGACGGTATCGAGATTCCAAACATCAACCACTTTGCAACACAAGGAGCCTCAGGTGGACCTGTGGGCATTATTAATGTGGATTTTATTCGTGAGGTAGAATTTTACAGTGGTGCATTTCCTGCCAACCGCGGCAATGCTTTGAGTTCTGTATTTGAATTTGAGCAAAAAGATGGCCGCGACGATCAACTTACCTTCAATGGAATTGTGGGCGCCAGCGATCTTGGGGTAACACTCGAAGGTCCACTGGCAGAAAACACCACCTTCATCCTCAGTGCAAGAAGATCCTATTTGCAGTTTCTGTTTTCCGTGTTGGGCTTGCCTTTCCTCCCTACTTACAATGACTATCAGGCCAAAGTCAAACATAAATTCAACAATAAAAATCAGCTTACCTTCGTAAGTCTGGGCTCTTTAGATGATTTTTCGCTGAACGATAAAGTCCTCGAAGATACGACGGATGAGAATTACCGCGCCAACAAATACACCTACGACCAAATCCCGATCCAAAACCAATGGACATACGCTATCGGTTCTAAGTTCGAACACTTCCATGACAATGGGGTATTCACAGCGGTATTGAGTCGGAATATGCTTAAAAATACCTCTTACAAACATTTAAACAACGATGAAAGTCAGCCCAAAACCCTCGATTACCTGTCCACTGAGGCTGAAAACAAATTACGCCTCGAAGATTACCGAAAAGTAAACGGCTGGGCAATTAATTATGGGGTGGGGTCTGAATTTGCCCGGTACACCAACCGAAGCTCTTTCCTCGCCTATTCAGCTGTCGCCGACAAAACGATCCCGATCAATTATTCAAGTGAACTCGACCTGGTGAAATGGAATGTATTCGGGCAGGTAACCAAAGGCTTTTTTGATGAAAGACTCTCTCTTTCACTCGGCTTCAGGGCTGATGCCAACAACTACACCGATGGAATGAGCAACCTTCTTGAACAGCTTTCGCCTCGCTTTTCAGCCTCTTATGCCCTGACACAAAAGGTCAGTGTTAATTTCAATACGGGCATCTATTATCAGTTGCCTTCTTATACTACGCTTGGCTATCGGGAAGAGGGGAATCTGGTCAATCAAAACGATGGGCTAAAGTACATTAAGGCCGAGCATTTGGTGGGTGGGCTCGAGTACCGCATCGACGATAAAAACTTACGATTTACCGCAGAAGGATTCTATAAAAAATACAGCAACTCCCCATTTTCAATTCGTCAGCAGGTCGCTTTGGCTAACCTCGGTGCCGATTTCGGAGTGATTGGCGACGAGCCTGTAACTTCTACAGCCAAGGGCCGTGCCTATGGTTTTGAATTTCTCGCGCAACAAAAATTTCACAACGGCTTCTATGGTTTACTCGCCTACACCTGGGTGCGTTCAGAATACACCGATGCCAACAATCAGTTTGTACCTTCTTCATGGGATAACCAAAATATTGTCAGCCTTACGGCAGGAAAGCAACTGAAAAGAAACTGGGAAATTGGTGCCCGATGGCTATTTTCTGGGGGAAGCCCTTTTACGCCTTACAATGTGGAGGCAAGTATGAAAAGAGACTACTGGCTCGAAAACCGTGTCGGGATCAAAGATTATGAAAATCAGCTCAACACACAGCGTGCAGGAAATTTCCATCAGCTTGATGTGAGAATCGACAAGAAATATTTCTTCGACAACTGGAGCCTGAACTTCTACCTCGATATTCAGAATGCCTATGCTTTCAGTCAGGAATCGCAAGCTGCACTAACCGCTTTGGAGGATGGTAACGGTGAACTGGTCAGGGATCCGAACGATTTTGGTAACGACATCCCGAACCCAAATAACCCAAACAGCACCATTCCCGACCCGAATAATCCAGGAAGCTTTGTCCCTGATTTTATTCCGCAGACCAACGGCACATTGGTGCCTTCCATTGGTGTGATTATCGAATTTTAA
- a CDS encoding arginine deiminase family protein — translation MELKLQSEFGVLNGVIMHRPGFELEMLTPDNIKEFLFEDVPYLEQIQREHDEFRALVRLNTNAKVFRLEGLLQDVMKDEKLRLNAYKSALAVKGYAHVAEDLLAHLSLAEATTALTSGIRMKHLRRKWRPDALADLGDLDFLITPSPNSYFMRDPAAVIQSGVISSHMKYPGRQRESDIMQMIFAHHPQFKNNYVNAYEHDGSPETPCIEGGDVIVLSEKALAIGNSERTDPKAIKQVAKHALANSNVERVYEVHLPARRNFMHLDTVFTMIDENLIVTYPDAMEMNLTTYIYRQKGVDSNGEVILEEEVVNKSIIDLLKQEIPHLEVIGTAQGYPEYASREQWYDGANVFAIGPRRVITYDRNKYTNRALKEAGVEVLEIKSSELSRGLGGPRCMTMPLERQPLR, via the coding sequence ATGGAGCTGAAATTGCAGTCTGAATTCGGAGTACTTAATGGTGTAATTATGCACCGCCCTGGCTTTGAGCTGGAGATGCTTACTCCTGATAATATCAAAGAATTCCTCTTTGAAGACGTTCCCTACCTGGAGCAAATTCAACGCGAACACGATGAGTTCCGCGCTTTGGTAAGACTCAACACCAACGCTAAAGTTTTCCGTCTGGAAGGGCTCCTTCAGGATGTAATGAAAGATGAAAAGCTTCGCCTGAATGCCTACAAATCTGCCTTGGCAGTAAAGGGCTACGCACATGTTGCTGAAGACCTTCTGGCGCACCTGTCGCTTGCCGAGGCAACCACAGCACTTACTTCAGGCATTCGCATGAAGCACCTGAGAAGAAAGTGGCGCCCAGATGCATTGGCTGATTTAGGCGACCTGGACTTTTTGATTACCCCAAGTCCTAACAGTTATTTTATGCGGGACCCTGCAGCAGTAATTCAGTCGGGGGTCATCTCAAGCCATATGAAATACCCTGGCCGCCAGCGGGAGTCCGATATCATGCAAATGATTTTTGCTCACCACCCACAGTTCAAGAACAACTATGTCAATGCTTATGAGCATGATGGCAGCCCTGAAACACCATGTATTGAAGGTGGCGATGTCATTGTGCTTTCTGAAAAAGCGTTGGCCATTGGTAACTCCGAGCGTACCGACCCCAAGGCGATCAAGCAAGTGGCGAAACATGCCCTGGCGAACAGCAATGTGGAGCGGGTATATGAGGTACACCTGCCTGCACGACGCAATTTCATGCACCTCGATACGGTATTCACCATGATTGATGAAAACCTGATCGTTACTTATCCTGATGCGATGGAAATGAACCTGACCACCTACATCTACCGCCAAAAAGGGGTAGACAGTAACGGGGAGGTGATTCTCGAAGAAGAGGTGGTCAACAAATCCATTATCGACCTGCTGAAACAGGAAATCCCACATCTTGAAGTGATTGGCACTGCACAAGGTTACCCTGAATACGCTTCCCGCGAGCAGTGGTATGATGGTGCTAATGTTTTTGCCATTGGCCCGCGCCGTGTCATTACTTATGACCGAAACAAGTATACCAACAGGGCATTGAAAGAAGCTGGTGTAGAAGTCCTGGAGATCAAATCCTCAGAACTTTCAAGAGGGCTTGGTGGCCCGCGTTGTATGACTATGCCACTCGAGCGCCAACCATTGCGCTAA
- a CDS encoding GAF domain-containing protein, protein MAESLLIDRNSTKADQYEQLLPQIEALISYEDDLIANLSNIAGALKQAFDFFWVGFYIVKEDQLVLGPYQGPIACTRIPKGRGVCGSAWAEAQTLLVPDVEQFPGHIACSSDSKSEIVVPVFKGQNVAMILDVDSDQLNDFDPTDQLYLEKLMAILANKL, encoded by the coding sequence ATGGCCGAAAGCTTATTGATTGACCGTAACAGTACAAAAGCGGATCAGTACGAACAATTGCTTCCTCAGATTGAGGCACTGATCAGTTATGAAGACGACCTGATTGCCAACCTGAGCAATATCGCTGGGGCACTCAAACAAGCCTTCGATTTCTTTTGGGTAGGTTTTTACATCGTGAAAGAAGATCAGCTGGTGCTTGGGCCATATCAGGGACCTATCGCCTGTACCCGCATACCGAAAGGCCGCGGCGTATGTGGAAGCGCATGGGCAGAAGCACAAACCCTTCTGGTACCTGATGTAGAACAATTTCCTGGGCATATTGCCTGTTCATCAGACAGTAAATCTGAAATCGTCGTTCCTGTATTTAAAGGCCAAAACGTTGCCATGATCCTTGATGTAGACAGTGATCAGCTGAATGATTTTGACCCGACAGACCAACTGTATTTGGAGAAATTAATGGCTATTTTAGCCAATAAACTTTAA
- the ribD gene encoding bifunctional diaminohydroxyphosphoribosylaminopyrimidine deaminase/5-amino-6-(5-phosphoribosylamino)uracil reductase RibD has protein sequence MTEDQKFMNRAIELAKLGLGTTYPNPIVGCVIVHQGKIIGEGWHQRAGEGHAEVRAIADVKNKQLLPEATAYVTLEPCAHHGKTPPCADLLIKHQLKRVVVAATDSNPEVAGSGLHRMIESGIEVVTGVMEQEAREMNRRFFTFMEKKRPYVVLKWAQTQDGFVARENYDSKWISNIHSRTLVHKWRTEEQAIMVGRNTALYDNPVLNARLWKGQDPIRVVIDRNLVLPNTLHLFQGTQPTRCYNFTKNGVVGNTTFIALKKEHFLEQLMSDLYQQKIHSVFIEGGAGLLNQIMQADLWDEARIFTATATFGSGILAPKIKGQLAEEKYILNDRLSIWYNKK, from the coding sequence ATGACTGAAGACCAAAAGTTTATGAACCGTGCTATTGAGTTGGCAAAACTCGGGCTTGGCACAACCTACCCCAATCCTATTGTGGGGTGCGTTATTGTGCATCAGGGGAAAATTATTGGCGAAGGGTGGCATCAGCGGGCAGGAGAAGGACATGCCGAAGTACGGGCTATTGCCGATGTAAAAAACAAACAGTTGCTCCCTGAAGCCACTGCCTACGTAACCCTCGAACCCTGCGCTCACCACGGGAAAACCCCTCCCTGTGCCGATCTGTTAATCAAGCACCAATTAAAGCGGGTGGTGGTGGCTGCCACAGACTCCAACCCTGAAGTAGCTGGCAGTGGGCTCCATCGTATGATTGAATCGGGCATTGAGGTGGTCACGGGAGTCATGGAACAGGAAGCACGGGAGATGAACCGCCGTTTTTTCACCTTCATGGAGAAAAAGCGCCCTTATGTCGTTTTGAAATGGGCACAGACGCAGGACGGTTTTGTGGCAAGAGAAAATTACGATTCCAAATGGATCAGCAATATTCATTCGCGTACTTTGGTACATAAATGGCGCACTGAAGAGCAGGCCATTATGGTGGGCAGAAATACCGCACTTTACGACAATCCCGTGCTCAATGCCCGCTTGTGGAAAGGGCAAGACCCGATCAGGGTGGTTATTGATCGTAACCTTGTGCTCCCCAATACCCTTCACCTTTTTCAGGGAACACAACCTACCCGTTGCTATAATTTCACAAAAAATGGCGTCGTTGGGAATACAACTTTCATTGCATTGAAAAAGGAGCATTTTCTTGAACAGCTCATGAGCGACCTATATCAGCAAAAAATCCATTCGGTATTTATCGAAGGTGGTGCTGGTTTGCTCAATCAGATAATGCAAGCTGACCTTTGGGATGAAGCGCGAATTTTTACAGCAACAGCCACCTTCGGCAGTGGCATTCTTGCCCCCAAGATAAAAGGGCAACTTGCCGAAGAAAAATACATCCTCAACGACAGACTGTCGATTTGGTACAATAAAAAATAA
- a CDS encoding acyl-CoA thioesterase: MEHKYKRIEDSRIEIKQLMLPSNANFSGKIHGGHILSLMDQVAFACASKHSETYCVTAAVERVEFLHPIEVGELVSMKAQINYVGRTSMIVGIRVESEDIKTGTVKHCNSSYFTMVAKDEQGKTTAVPGLVINSENAIRRFLRAAHKVSYLKTKIEKFNSRKVEEFMDEVYLSQLKLFNVKIELDQKD; this comes from the coding sequence ATGGAGCATAAATATAAAAGGATTGAAGATTCACGCATAGAAATCAAGCAGCTGATGTTGCCTTCAAACGCGAATTTTAGTGGGAAAATTCACGGGGGGCATATATTGTCGTTGATGGATCAGGTGGCTTTTGCCTGCGCATCCAAGCATTCAGAAACCTATTGTGTGACTGCTGCGGTAGAGCGCGTCGAGTTTCTGCACCCCATAGAGGTGGGGGAGTTGGTATCGATGAAAGCACAAATCAATTATGTTGGCAGAACGTCGATGATTGTGGGGATTCGTGTGGAGTCTGAGGATATTAAGACGGGCACTGTAAAGCATTGTAATTCGTCGTATTTTACAATGGTGGCCAAGGATGAGCAGGGGAAAACAACCGCTGTACCAGGGCTGGTCATCAATTCTGAGAATGCTATTCGACGATTTTTGCGGGCGGCACATAAGGTAAGCTACCTGAAGACGAAAATTGAGAAGTTTAATAGCCGAAAGGTGGAGGAGTTTATGGACGAGGTTTACCTGAGTCAGCTGAAACTCTTTAATGTGAAAATTGAGCTGGATCAGAAAGATTAA
- a CDS encoding GIN domain-containing protein — translation MKKISNPLFLCLIVLSAIFSSCSDSPAPSPSSLEVPLGNFTSVEIGQHLHLNIQNASESKAQVSGFGELSNLHFKINDNHLSIYLAEGAAIDQLQITLSAKMIHELIVTNEAKVDFSKTYFSFEPMTITAKDSAKVFAAENVAVPKLIIDCTQTSNTDVKNNAIINLPTVIGQEAEIKLADRAVCNLSGNSFNTISVEAKGASKFCHEPVEGASLNVPVEAEKYEVKLIDAANAWVNASSLIKGEADGGAHLFYKADGHDHLTVDVEVNGGAELSKRES, via the coding sequence ATGAAAAAAATAAGTAACCCTCTATTCCTCTGCCTGATCGTTTTATCGGCCATCTTCAGCAGCTGCTCCGACAGCCCTGCTCCAAGCCCATCGAGCCTTGAGGTCCCATTGGGGAATTTTACTTCCGTAGAAATTGGACAGCACCTGCACCTGAACATCCAAAATGCTTCTGAAAGCAAAGCGCAGGTCAGCGGATTTGGGGAGCTCTCCAATCTGCATTTCAAAATTAATGACAATCACCTGAGTATTTATCTTGCCGAGGGTGCTGCGATCGATCAGTTGCAAATTACCCTGAGTGCCAAAATGATCCATGAACTGATCGTAACCAACGAGGCGAAGGTAGATTTTTCAAAAACCTATTTCAGCTTCGAGCCCATGACCATCACTGCCAAAGACTCGGCAAAAGTTTTTGCGGCTGAAAATGTGGCAGTCCCTAAGCTGATCATCGACTGTACACAAACCTCAAACACTGATGTGAAGAACAATGCGATCATCAACCTGCCGACTGTTATTGGTCAGGAAGCGGAAATTAAACTCGCTGACCGTGCGGTATGTAACCTGTCGGGTAATAGTTTCAATACCATCTCGGTGGAAGCCAAAGGCGCTTCAAAATTTTGCCACGAACCTGTTGAAGGCGCGAGTTTGAATGTGCCTGTTGAAGCAGAAAAATACGAGGTAAAATTGATCGACGCCGCCAATGCATGGGTGAATGCTTCAAGCCTGATTAAAGGAGAAGCCGACGGGGGAGCGCACTTGTTCTATAAAGCTGACGGGCACGACCACCTGACCGTGGATGTGGAAGTCAACGGTGGTGCTGAATTAAGTAAAAGAGAGTCCTGA
- a CDS encoding GIN domain-containing protein — translation MKKIFSSLMIVALAVVALSACTTNDNPTGEHMSPFHSVEIDATGRDFPVTVIQDGSYSVDISNGDFNELDYAVKDGVLMIKPRQGEEIEGKTTIHLGYDLKRLYVHNQADVLLKGAITTEDQANLDIDTHSIVNFEDQLLVKDELKLNTKNGASLFIADLETHSAQLTMDTGAHTNIQGNASSTVTISARNGALFNETSNDDFIPDSKAPLKAPLYDLNIDTGAKLWVDATEDIKGTANNGAQIYYVNHGYTPTVELHNGAEKFIKDLSL, via the coding sequence ATGAAAAAGATATTCTCAAGCCTGATGATTGTTGCCCTCGCTGTGGTAGCCCTTTCAGCATGTACCACCAACGACAACCCCACAGGAGAACATATGTCGCCTTTTCACAGTGTGGAAATTGATGCCACGGGTCGAGACTTCCCCGTAACGGTTATTCAGGACGGCAGCTACTCGGTGGATATCAGCAATGGTGATTTTAATGAGTTGGACTATGCCGTAAAAGATGGCGTACTGATGATCAAGCCCCGACAAGGAGAAGAAATTGAAGGAAAAACGACCATCCACCTCGGTTATGATCTCAAAAGATTATATGTCCATAACCAAGCCGATGTCCTGCTTAAAGGGGCAATTACCACAGAAGATCAAGCCAACCTGGACATCGATACCCACAGTATTGTTAATTTTGAAGACCAACTACTGGTCAAGGACGAGTTGAAGCTGAACACTAAAAATGGCGCAAGTTTATTCATCGCTGACCTTGAAACCCACAGCGCACAACTCACCATGGATACTGGAGCCCATACCAATATTCAAGGGAATGCAAGTTCCACAGTGACCATCAGCGCAAGAAACGGTGCCCTGTTCAATGAAACCTCGAATGATGATTTCATTCCTGACAGCAAGGCCCCACTCAAAGCACCCCTTTACGACCTGAACATTGATACTGGTGCCAAACTCTGGGTGGATGCCACAGAGGACATCAAAGGAACAGCCAACAATGGTGCGCAAATTTATTATGTGAATCATGGCTATACTCCCACTGTAGAACTTCATAATGGTGCTGAAAAATTCATCAAAGACCTTTCGCTTTAG
- the prmC gene encoding peptide chain release factor N(5)-glutamine methyltransferase, whose amino-acid sequence MEKAFNGAKALKNYIAEALTPILGDREAESVTFGLLEDLFEIDKMKVMTNERLSLLEEEYDELWDAVEELKQGVPLQHVTGVAPFYGHKFIVNEHTLVPRPETEELIKLILDENKDNELYNILDIGTGTGCIPISLDLEMPHCDAFAVDISEKALFVARRNAVYLDAAVSFEQMDVLKDELPFDQQFEIIVSNPPYICDKEKADMDANVLEYDPHLALFVPDNDPLLFYKKIADLALTKLTANGKLYFEINEAYGAETKTMLEEKGYKNVEVFKDLNDKDRMVRAQR is encoded by the coding sequence ATGGAAAAAGCATTCAATGGCGCGAAAGCGCTAAAAAATTATATAGCGGAGGCACTGACCCCCATTTTAGGGGATCGTGAAGCTGAAAGTGTTACCTTTGGATTACTCGAAGACCTTTTTGAAATTGATAAGATGAAGGTGATGACCAATGAGCGTTTGTCATTGCTTGAAGAGGAGTATGATGAATTGTGGGATGCTGTGGAGGAATTGAAGCAGGGGGTGCCCTTGCAGCATGTTACAGGAGTTGCGCCTTTTTATGGCCATAAGTTTATCGTCAATGAACATACCCTGGTGCCACGCCCCGAAACCGAAGAGTTGATCAAGTTGATCTTGGATGAGAATAAAGACAACGAGCTTTACAACATTCTTGATATTGGTACGGGTACAGGCTGTATTCCTATTTCCCTTGATTTGGAGATGCCACATTGCGATGCTTTTGCGGTGGATATTTCCGAGAAAGCCCTGTTTGTTGCCCGACGCAATGCAGTATATTTGGATGCAGCGGTGAGTTTTGAACAAATGGATGTACTGAAGGATGAGCTGCCTTTTGATCAGCAGTTTGAGATTATTGTCAGCAACCCACCTTATATCTGCGATAAGGAAAAAGCGGACATGGATGCCAATGTATTGGAATATGATCCACATTTGGCGCTGTTCGTTCCAGACAATGATCCGTTATTGTTTTATAAAAAAATTGCTGATTTGGCATTGACGAAATTGACTGCCAACGGGAAGTTATACTTTGAAATCAATGAGGCTTATGGTGCAGAAACCAAAACCATGTTGGAAGAGAAAGGCTATAAAAATGTGGAGGTGTTTAAAGACCTCAATGACAAAGACCGTATGGTTCGAGCTCAGCGTTAA